In Dioscorea cayenensis subsp. rotundata cultivar TDr96_F1 chromosome 9, TDr96_F1_v2_PseudoChromosome.rev07_lg8_w22 25.fasta, whole genome shotgun sequence, a genomic segment contains:
- the LOC120268982 gene encoding uncharacterized protein LOC120268982 produces the protein MCILCVVQRWSRRLATMLPWLVIPLMALWALSQLLPPHLRFEITSPRVACLSVLLVTAFWYEILMPQLSVWRARRSARIRERRRAEALELHKLRKTATRCCRNCLTPYRDQNPAGGRFMCFCCGHVSKRPVLDLPGGVAPSSGIHGWICGQDWAAEGNGNWSSPVPRYRAGNSDGGDDRCMTEKSYCGALIFVCKLMSCFFVSVRWILRKIFRGGSLSEDADDGDNKGLLRRRENVGNCQESRSEKSRRKAEEKRQARLEKEMLEQEERKQREEVARLVEERRKLRDEILEAERIHSRGPGHDGDREKRKESDKKRQERRKDKDKDKGSSKSNSDVEECERRASRENEKKHEFDKKSENERKETIKTMADKYKLQALEAGNVTKTATGSRHKYFDRVKGSFLSSSRGFNGSYLFGRNAQSAAVAKVSKPSTGYMDHTQSSSIRKDTQFASHVAGKSTLTPDDRISKSSFNKAVGSEVRAQQAPAPKKSWHHLFTCSSAVSPCNDMNNTNYLNPNGLSEAQSSQMTDQRALHRHSVDNQIKPMQQLPFSIYPAVSGSIGDDRSCRLSPSDPIYNGQEVNSTLEEAEIFGEPCYVPDPSVLLGPVSDSLDIFPPDLVFGYDAQNKLEEPPYLESISTLADVSKPSPIESPFSRSRISEHAAIGQPPQTRKAKSEANSPNEQNTWQLWGTPSAQDVLGLVPRPSSRFSPLGLKKSNQDDMVHPLANSPMISQAAVKNHSLPSNHSSLNAHGANYQNDGTFNPFGHALNENEIWTQESLFKPMPVNEESHMLPLNIMDKSARNEMGYPNLNCTETGLPFDLPSANRWSKKDQAPGNSIPAQHTESLFLAGPDVQSVWDFNQKGKNISTIPSSYK, from the exons ATGTGTATACTGTGCGTGGTTCAGCGGTGGTCGCGAAGGCTGGCAACGATGCTGCCATGGCTGGTGATCCCGTTGATGGCACTGTGGGCGTTGTCGCAGCTCTTGCCACCGCATCTGCGGTTTGAGATAACGTCACCGCGTGTTGCTTGTCTCAGCGTGCTCCTTGTGACGGCGTTCTGGTATGAGATTCTCATGCCACAGCTATCTGTTTGGCGAGCTCGCCGCTCGGCTCGCATCCGTGAGCGGCGTCGTGCTGAGGCGCTTGAGCTTCATAAGCTCCGGAAGACGGCTACTAGATGCTGCCGGAATTGTCTGACGCCGTACAGGGATCAGAATCCTGCTGGTGGGCGGTTTATGTGCTTTTGTTGTGGACATGTGTCGAAGCGCCCTGTGCTTGATCTTCCTGGTGGGGTGGCTCCCAGCTCAGGCATCCATGGTTGGATTTGTGGGCAGGATTGGGCGGCGGAGGGTAATGGAAATTGGAGTAGCCCTGTTCCGAGGTATAGGGCTGGAAATAGTGATGGGGGTGATGATCGTTGCATGACGGAGAAGTCTTATTGTGGTGCTTTGATCTTTGTTTGTAAGTTGATGTCTTGTTTCTTTGTGAGTGTTCGGTGGATTTTGAGGAAGATTTTCAGAGGTGGTTCTTTGAGTGAGGATGCGGATGATGGGGATAACAAAGGGTTGTTGAGGAGAAGAGAGAATGTTGGGAATTGTCAGGAGAGTAGAAGTGAGAAATCTAGAAGGAAAGCTGAAGAGAAGAGGCAGGCCAGGTTGGAAAAGGAAATGCTGGAACAAGAGGAGAGAAAGCAGAGGGAAGAGGTTGCGCGATTGGTGGAAGAAAGAAGGAAGTTGAGGGATGAGATTTTGGAAGCTGAGAGAATTCATTCGAGGGGCCCCGGGCATGATGGGGATAGAGAGAAGAGAAAGGAGTCTGACAAGAAGAGGCAAGAGAGAAGGAAGGACAAGGATAAGGACAAGGGCTCGAGTAAAAGCAACTCTGATGTTGAGGAATGTGAGAGGAGAGCTAGTAGAGAGAATGAGAAGAAACACGAGTTTGATAAGAAGAGTGAGAATGAGCGGAAGGAGACGATAAAAACAATGGCAGACAAATATAAACTGCAGGCATTGGAAGCTGGAAATGTGACAAAAACAGCGACAGGAAGCCGACACAAGTATTTTGATCGTGTGAAGGGATCTTTCCTATCATCTTCGCGAGGTTTCAATGGGTCTTACCTTTTTGGTAGAAATGCTCAAAGTGCTGCTGTTGCCAAAGTGAGCAAACCTTCAACTGGATACATGGATCACACACAGAGTTCTTCTATCAGGAAAGACACTCAATTTGCCAGTCATGTAGCTGGAAAATCCACTTTGACTCCAGATGATAGGATCTCAAAGTCAAGCTTCAACAAAGCT GTTGGATCAGAGGTGAGGGCTCAGCAGGCTCCGGCTCCTAAGAAATCGTGGCATCATCTGTTTACCTGTTCTTCAGCTGTTTCTCCATGTAATGATATGAATAACACCAACTATTTGAACCCAAATGGCTTGTCAGAAGCTCAGAGTTCACAGATGACTGATCAAAGAGCGTTGCATCGTCATTCTGTAGacaaccaaatcaaacccaTGCAACAGTTGCCTTTTAGCATCTATCCTGCCGTGAGTGGCTCAATTGGTGACGATAGGAGTTGTCGTTTATCGCCTTCTGACCCTATATATAATGGACAAGAAGTAAATTCTACACTGGAAGAAGCAGAAATTTTTGGAGAACCATGCTATGTCCCTGATCCTTCTGTCTTACTTGGCCCAGTTTCTGATTCACTGGACATTTTTCCTCCAGACTTGGTTTTTGGCTATGATGCACAGAATAAGTTAGAAGAACCGCCATACCTAGAAAGTATATCTACCCTTGCAGATGTGAGCAAGCCATCTCCAATAGAATCACCCTTTTCCAGATCACGCATCTCTGAACATGCTGCAATTGGCCAGCCTCCACAGACCAGGAAAGCAAAGAGTGAGGCAAATAGTCCAAATGAACAAAATACATGGCAACTGTGGGGCACTCCATCGGCTCAAGATGTGCTGGGTTTGGTGCCCAGGCCTTCTAGTCGGTTTTCACCTCTTGGGCTTAAGAAATCAAACCAAGATGATATGGTGCATCCCTTGGCGAACAGTCCTATGATATCACAAGCTGCAGTGAAAAATCATTCTCTTCCCAGCAACCACTCTTCTCTGAATGCACATGGTGCTAATTATCAGAATGATGGGACGTTTAATCCATTTGGTCATGCTTTAAATGAGAATGAAATATGGACACAAGAGAGTCTATTCAAGCCAATGCCAGTTAATGAAGAAAGTCATATGCTTCCCCTTAATATAATGGATAAATCTGCTAGGAATGAGATGGGATATCCCAATCTGAACTGCACAGAAACTGGCCTTCCTTTTGATCTACCTTCTGCGAATCGTTGGTCCAA